Proteins from a genomic interval of Rosa chinensis cultivar Old Blush chromosome 2, RchiOBHm-V2, whole genome shotgun sequence:
- the LOC112188592 gene encoding plant intracellular Ras-group-related LRR protein 4 isoform X1 — protein sequence MESTAESVDQVVEEIMRIHRSLPPRPGIDEVEAAKALIQNVEKEDQARLEAIAKQTKSNNVSEELFMVLQEMQKNMVYFNSREQKQEALKLLDLENLHELFDDYIQRASTCVSSSSSSAPSSYTKSIPKARPKPLDSAAAYVYRSDREVGKAKAMVSRDDSYVVNKAKKSFYADGIGPGPAVSATPQIADSSLKSGLALASSGAGAGAGVLGLGQEGEKLSLIKLASLIEVLAKKGTKEVNLRNKLNDQIEWLPDSIGKLSSLLTLDLSENRLLVLPSTIGGLSTLTKLDLHSNRLTELPDTFGDLLSLVHLDLRANNLASLPATFGRLVRLEELDLSSNRLSLLPDSIGSLASLKSFNVETNEIDEIPHSIGHCTNLRELHADYNRLKALPEAVGKIETLEILSVRYNNIKQLPTTVSSLLSLRELDVSFNELESVPENLCFATSLVKMNVGNNFADLRSLPRSIGNLEMLEELDISNNQIRFLPDSFRMLTRLRVLRVEENPLEVPPRHIADKGAQAVVQYMAELVEKREVKVQPTKQKKSWAQICFFSRSNKRKRDGADYVKA from the exons ATGGAGTCGACGGCGGAGTCGGTGGACCAAGTGGTGGAGGAGATTATGAGAATCCACAGATCCTTGCCGCCGCGGCCCGGCATCGACGAGGTGGAGGCGGCGAAGGCGCTGATTCAAAATGTGGAGAAGGAGGACCAGGCCAGGCTGGAAGCCATTGCTAAACAGACCAAGAGCAACAACGTCTCCGAAGAGCTCTTCATGGTTTTGCAGGAGATGCAGAAGAACATGGTCTACTTCAACAGCAGAGAGCAGAAGCAGGAGGCCTTGAAGTTGCTCGATCTTGAAAATCTTCACGAATTGTTCGACGATTATATCCAGAGAGCTTCCACCTgcgtttcttcttcttcttcttcggctcCGTCGTCTTACACGAAGTCGATTCCCAAGGCTAGACCTAAGCCGTTGGATTCCGCCGCGGCGTACGTGTACCGCTCCGACAGAGAAGTCGGTAAGGCTAAAGCCATGGTCAGCCGAGACGACAGTTACGTGGTCAACAAGGCCAAGAAGAGCTTCTACGCCGACGGAATTGGGCCTGGGCCGGCGGTTTCCGCCACGCCGCAGATTGCCGATTCGTCTCTCAAGTCTGGTCTCGCTCTTGCTTCATCTGGCGCTGGAGCTGGAGCTGGAG TGTTAGGGTTAGGTCAAGAGGGTGAGAAATTGAGTTTGATAAAGCTAGCGAGTCTAATTGAGGTCTTGGCCAAGAAAGGGACTAAGGAGGTTAATCTTCGAAACAAGTTGAATGACCAAATCGAGTGGCTACCTGATTCGATAGGAAAGCTTTCGAGTTTGCTGACTCTTGATTTGTCTGAAAATCGGCTTTTGGTCCTGCCATCCACCATTGGAGGACTTTCGACCTTGACCAAATTGGATTTGCATTCCAACAGGCTCACTGAGCTACCGGACACTTTTGGGGATCTTCTTAGCCTTGTCCATCTTGACCTTAGGGCAAACAATTTGGCATCTCTGCCTGCTACATTTGGCCGATTGGTGCGTCTTGAAGAGCTGGACTTGAGCTCAAATAGGCTCTCTTTGCTTCCTGACTCAATTGGGTCGCTTGCTAGTCTCAAGAGCTTTAATGTGGAGACCAATGAGATTGATGAAATTCCTCATAGCATTGGTCATTGCACGAACCTTAGGGAGCTCCATGCTGATTATAACCGGCTTAAAGCACTTCCAGAAGCCGTAGGAAAGATTGAGACCCTGGAGATTTTGTCAGTGCGTTACAATAACATCAAGCAGTTGCCCACAACCGTGTCATCTCTACTGAGCTTGAGGGAACTGGATGTGAGTTTCAATGAGCTTGAGTCAGTGCCTGAGAACTTATGTTTTGCCACCTCACTGGTCAAGATGAACGTAGGAAACAATTTTGCTGATCTGCGGTCACTACCAAGGTCCATTGGGAACCTTGAGATGCTTGAAGAGTTGGATATCAGCAATAACCAGATACGGTTTCTCCCCGACTCTTTCAGGATGCTCACACGACTACGTGTTCTACGTGTAGAAGAAAACCCTCTTGAAGTGCCTCCTAGACATATAGCTGACAAGGGAGCGCAA GCTGTTGTCCAATACATGGCAGAGCTTGTCGAGAAAAGAGAAGTTAAAGTACAACCGACTAAGCAAAAAAAGAGTTGGGCTCAAATCTGCTTCTTCTCAAGGTCAAACAAAAGGAAGCGCGATGGTGCAGATTATGTGAAAGCCTGA
- the LOC121051167 gene encoding uncharacterized protein LOC121051167 — MADPLVARCLYSGKGYIIPLNQCMDYSELYEDIFRTFQLFPTDNVELQYSVPGCEVCFLRNDRDFQMLFCSARIHRLECVDISVLKVGGGFRRNGSVDSGSGVIDEDDYLGDAFRTEVHKTYLSDEWSSYIHNVGDKFHGAVELREKLRKYAIAVGFEFVFLRNDLDRIHAVCANVGMEGCDWHLRAFSSSANGCLYITELNNTHTCKSVVRTQKHNLLGSKVVKTCIASDVSFNLSLKPREIMSKFKSTYGFDISYKVALKAKHRAKEAIYGSDVDTFSKLSWYKEAVLQSNPGSSFVLEVEPSSNRFQRLFVAYGGCVEGFQFCLPVLYVDGTFGKSIYKGQILSATGRNGNQGFYPLAICFCDLETDANWTFFFKHLKSLLEPQGRVITFISDRGVGLLSAFDKVFAGNPHLFCYKHLVANLASKYRGKGNSKLIEDVKQKFFKVAYSSTQKEYRFNLRLLIAVGGADIIDPFLSELPVENWCRAFYTSCRYGIMANGIAESFNSWIAIEHLMPVYCMLDQTRIKQMEMAGKRREEAERWTTELTPKMEERLKVQMEKSRRFSVHYSSPGVYEVRSDFSYVVNISDHACSCVKWQINCFPCPHGLAALQAASENVYDYIDKYFHVGMFKKSYSFPIHPITNVDMSSSDSASECILPPLAKRPPGGLG, encoded by the exons ATGGCTGATCCTCTGGTTGCTAGGTGCCTTTACTCTGGCAAAGGTTATATAATTCCTTTGAATCAATGCATGGACTACTCTGAGTTGTATGAAGACATTTTCCGTACATTCCAGCTTTTCCCAACTGATAATGTTGAGCTTCAGTATTCAGTCCCAGGTTGTGAAGTCTGTTTTCTGCGTAATGATCGTGATTTCCAGATGCTGTTTTGCTCTGCCAGGATACATAGGCTAGAGTGTGTCGATATTTCAGTTTTAAAGGTTGGGGGAGGTTTTAGGAGAAACGGTTCGGTGGATAGTGGTTCGGGAGTtattgatgaagatgattaTTTGGGTGATGCATTCAGGACTGAAGTTCACAAGACGTATTTGTCTGATGAGTGGAGTTCTTATATCCATAATGTCGGGGATAAGTTTCATGGCGCTGTtgagcttcgtgaaaagctcaGGAAGTATGCAATTGCAGTTGGTTTCGAGTTTGTATTCCTGAGAAATGATCTGGACCGTATTCATGCAGTCTGTGCAAATGTTGGAATGGAAGGTTGTGATTGGCATCTTCGTGCTTTTTCATCATCTGCCAATGGTTGCCTGTATATCACAGAGTTGAATAATACTCACACTTGCAAGAGTGTAGTTAGGACTCAAAAACACAACCTTTTGGGGTCCAAGGTTGTCAAGACTTGCATTGCTTCTGATGTTAGTTTTAATCTTTCATTGAAGCCAAGGGAGATTATGAGCAAGTTTAAATCAACATATGGGTTTGATATTTCATACAAGGTTgccttgaaagcaaagcatcGGGCCAAGGAAGCGATTTATGGTTCTGATGTAGACACGTTCAGCAAGTTATCTTGGTATAAGGAAGCTGTTTTGCAGAGTAACCCCGGCTCTTCTTTTGTGTTGGAGGTTGAACCATCTTCAAATCGTTTTCAGAGGCTTTTCGTAGCTTACGGAGGTTGTGTAGAAGGCTTCCAATTCTGTTTGCCagtgttgtatgttgatggaACGTTTGGTAAAAGCATTTACAAGGGGCAGATTCTGTCTGCAACTGGAAGGAATGGGAATCAAG GTTTCTATCCTCTAGCtatatgtttttgtgatttAGAGACAGATGCAAACTGGACATTCTTTTTCAAACATTTGAAGAGTCTGCTTGAACCTCAAGGGAGAGTTATCACATTTATTAGTGATCGGGGTGTTGGATTGTTGAGCGCTTTCGATAAGGTTTTTGCTGGTAATCCTCATCTGTTTTGTTACAAGCACTTGgtggcaaaccttgccagtaAATATAGGGGTAAAGGTAATTCAAAACTGATAGAAGATGTAAAGCAGAAGTTTTTCAAGGTCGCATATTCGTCTACACAGAAGGAATACCGTTTCAATTTGCGGTTGCTTATAGCAGTTGGAGGTGCCGATATTATTGACCCTTTTCTTTCTGAATTGCCTGTGGAAAATTGGTGTCGTGCATTTTATACTAGCTGCCgatatggaattatggctaATGGGATTGCTGAATCATTTAACTCTTGGATTGCAATTGAGCATTTGATGCCAGTCTACTGTATGCTTGACCAGacaagaattaaacaaatggaGATGGCGGGTAAAAGGAGGGAAGAAGCAGAACGTTGGACCACAGaactaactcccaaaatggaGGAAAGGTTGAAGGTGCAGATGGAGAAATCTCGTCGTTTCAGTGTCCATTATTCAAGTCCTGGAGTTTATGAGGTTCGATCTGACTTTTCATATGTTGTCAACATTTCCGATCATGCGTGTTCATGTGTTAAATGGCAGATCAATTGTTTTCCTTGTCCTCACGGCCTTGCTGCATTACAAGCTGCCTCTGAAAATGtatatgattatattgataAGTACTTTCATGTTGGTATGTTCAAGAAGAGCTACAGTTTTCCTATCCATCCGATAACCAATGTTGATATGTCTTCTTCGGATTCTGCCTCTGAATGTATATTACCTCCCCTTGCGAAGAGGCCCCCgggaggcctagggtga
- the LOC112188592 gene encoding plant intracellular Ras-group-related LRR protein 4 isoform X2 gives MESTAESVDQVVEEIMRIHRSLPPRPGIDEVEAAKALIQNVEKEDQARLEAIAKQTKSNNVSEELFMVLQEMQKNMVYFNSREQKQEALKLLDLENLHELFDDYIQRASTCVSSSSSSAPSSYTKSIPKARPKPLDSAAAYVYRSDREVGKAKAMVSRDDSYVVNKAKKSFYADGIGPGPAVSATPQIADSSLKSGLALASSGAGAGAGGLGQEGEKLSLIKLASLIEVLAKKGTKEVNLRNKLNDQIEWLPDSIGKLSSLLTLDLSENRLLVLPSTIGGLSTLTKLDLHSNRLTELPDTFGDLLSLVHLDLRANNLASLPATFGRLVRLEELDLSSNRLSLLPDSIGSLASLKSFNVETNEIDEIPHSIGHCTNLRELHADYNRLKALPEAVGKIETLEILSVRYNNIKQLPTTVSSLLSLRELDVSFNELESVPENLCFATSLVKMNVGNNFADLRSLPRSIGNLEMLEELDISNNQIRFLPDSFRMLTRLRVLRVEENPLEVPPRHIADKGAQAVVQYMAELVEKREVKVQPTKQKKSWAQICFFSRSNKRKRDGADYVKA, from the exons ATGGAGTCGACGGCGGAGTCGGTGGACCAAGTGGTGGAGGAGATTATGAGAATCCACAGATCCTTGCCGCCGCGGCCCGGCATCGACGAGGTGGAGGCGGCGAAGGCGCTGATTCAAAATGTGGAGAAGGAGGACCAGGCCAGGCTGGAAGCCATTGCTAAACAGACCAAGAGCAACAACGTCTCCGAAGAGCTCTTCATGGTTTTGCAGGAGATGCAGAAGAACATGGTCTACTTCAACAGCAGAGAGCAGAAGCAGGAGGCCTTGAAGTTGCTCGATCTTGAAAATCTTCACGAATTGTTCGACGATTATATCCAGAGAGCTTCCACCTgcgtttcttcttcttcttcttcggctcCGTCGTCTTACACGAAGTCGATTCCCAAGGCTAGACCTAAGCCGTTGGATTCCGCCGCGGCGTACGTGTACCGCTCCGACAGAGAAGTCGGTAAGGCTAAAGCCATGGTCAGCCGAGACGACAGTTACGTGGTCAACAAGGCCAAGAAGAGCTTCTACGCCGACGGAATTGGGCCTGGGCCGGCGGTTTCCGCCACGCCGCAGATTGCCGATTCGTCTCTCAAGTCTGGTCTCGCTCTTGCTTCATCTGGCGCTGGAGCTGGAGCTGGAG GGTTAGGTCAAGAGGGTGAGAAATTGAGTTTGATAAAGCTAGCGAGTCTAATTGAGGTCTTGGCCAAGAAAGGGACTAAGGAGGTTAATCTTCGAAACAAGTTGAATGACCAAATCGAGTGGCTACCTGATTCGATAGGAAAGCTTTCGAGTTTGCTGACTCTTGATTTGTCTGAAAATCGGCTTTTGGTCCTGCCATCCACCATTGGAGGACTTTCGACCTTGACCAAATTGGATTTGCATTCCAACAGGCTCACTGAGCTACCGGACACTTTTGGGGATCTTCTTAGCCTTGTCCATCTTGACCTTAGGGCAAACAATTTGGCATCTCTGCCTGCTACATTTGGCCGATTGGTGCGTCTTGAAGAGCTGGACTTGAGCTCAAATAGGCTCTCTTTGCTTCCTGACTCAATTGGGTCGCTTGCTAGTCTCAAGAGCTTTAATGTGGAGACCAATGAGATTGATGAAATTCCTCATAGCATTGGTCATTGCACGAACCTTAGGGAGCTCCATGCTGATTATAACCGGCTTAAAGCACTTCCAGAAGCCGTAGGAAAGATTGAGACCCTGGAGATTTTGTCAGTGCGTTACAATAACATCAAGCAGTTGCCCACAACCGTGTCATCTCTACTGAGCTTGAGGGAACTGGATGTGAGTTTCAATGAGCTTGAGTCAGTGCCTGAGAACTTATGTTTTGCCACCTCACTGGTCAAGATGAACGTAGGAAACAATTTTGCTGATCTGCGGTCACTACCAAGGTCCATTGGGAACCTTGAGATGCTTGAAGAGTTGGATATCAGCAATAACCAGATACGGTTTCTCCCCGACTCTTTCAGGATGCTCACACGACTACGTGTTCTACGTGTAGAAGAAAACCCTCTTGAAGTGCCTCCTAGACATATAGCTGACAAGGGAGCGCAA GCTGTTGTCCAATACATGGCAGAGCTTGTCGAGAAAAGAGAAGTTAAAGTACAACCGACTAAGCAAAAAAAGAGTTGGGCTCAAATCTGCTTCTTCTCAAGGTCAAACAAAAGGAAGCGCGATGGTGCAGATTATGTGAAAGCCTGA
- the LOC112183640 gene encoding transcription factor DIVARICATA, with amino-acid sequence MEPFSFFPTAPSPPFPSSSSSALLESTAQLAEDGDQWTFEENKRFETALAEFDLGAPDLFDNIQTRVPGKTLWEIKKHLDDLFEDIEKIETGIIPIPNYKTTPTQVKSNPRSQPRKKGVIWTEEEHKLFLQGLKIYGKGDWKSISRHCVMSRNPTQVASHAQKYFLRLQNSAESEQNANGECSTSNNKL; translated from the exons ATGGAACCGTTTTCATTCTTCCCTACTGCTCCTTCTCCAcctttcccttcttcttcttcctcagctTTATTGGAATCTACAGCCCAGCTTGCAGAAGACGGTGATCAGTGGACTTTCGAAGAGAACAAGAGGTTTGAGACTGCACTCGCGGAGTTTGATCTTGGTGCCCCGGACCTGTTTGATAACATACAGACTAGGGTTCCTGGGAAAACTCTATGGGAAATCAAGAAACACCTTGATGATTTGTTTGAAGACATTGAGAAGATTGAGACGGGTATTATACCGATACCCAACTACAAGACTACTCCAACTCAGGTGAAATCGAATCCTAGGTCTCAGCCTAGAAAGAAAGGTGTTATATGGACTGAGGAAGAACATAA GTTGTTCCTTCAGGGCTTGAAGATATATGGCAAGGGGGATTGGAAGAGCATATCTAGACACTGTGTAATGTCAAGGAACCCAACACAAGTTGCAAGTCATGCCCAGAAGTACTTCCTTCGTCTGCAGAACTCTGCAGAATCTGAGCAAAATGCTAATGGTGAATGCTCCACCTCTAATAATAAGCTTTAG